Proteins encoded in a region of the bacterium genome:
- the csx3 gene encoding CRISPR-associated protein Csx3, with the protein MEVEFRIKEKENYTIVHFELRENITPEILQELKPPEVDGTKGVVLSGRGPIWLYCYLIHYYHPTKFIATFDPRIGAVIVESHSPDYKVGEIIEVNVNEL; encoded by the coding sequence AAACTATACGATTGTGCATTTCGAATTGAGAGAAAATATAACTCCAGAAATTTTACAGGAGCTTAAACCACCAGAAGTTGATGGCACAAAGGGGGTTGTGCTAAGTGGTCGTGGCCCAATTTGGCTTTATTGCTACTTAATCCATTACTATCATCCGACAAAGTTCATCGCCACTTTTGATCCTAGAATTGGAGCAGTAATAGTAGAATCGCATAGTCCTGATTATAAAGTTGGTGAAATTATAGAGGTGAATGTCAATGAGTTGTAA